One genomic region from Syngnathus typhle isolate RoL2023-S1 ecotype Sweden linkage group LG17, RoL_Styp_1.0, whole genome shotgun sequence encodes:
- the LOC133170560 gene encoding uncharacterized protein LOC133170560 yields MENLTSVLKNSGSHLETFTGYEESMQGTSPRMGRVIKPKPNMNCRRKREFISDEKKDASYWEKRRKNNEAAKRSREKRRLNDMVLENRVIALNDENVRLKTELLQLKLRFGLISTASYIEKSQQIEGSNSAGNGGSSSSASSQYYSSGYSSSSQVMMNSDSSETEQSGRSEGHRQMVKYSPRGSLSDMSDGSSRDSPDPIPFEIKQEGDRLEMDITNGTTTQIMFNIHRGLASVPTHHQLQQHSQEMEAAYHSQQQHLHHQQPHQEPVPTVNKQLGSQPPAAQRSVILFCPVDSLTRPQDLDAQKQGKGQACAGRAPQSFVENSAEPLAEVMKQLERKTLDSPFFELPAGHTEEGQRQVYRTCQSPQQELCLSKEFTHKQMEEVSQSHLYHHQAPPSYQDEEPPVLSFEGELRNDTYYRGQSSKDTSSSDSDPRSSDKEASTDDDESPSPSCSDNYHNQLLNSFHGPASPQAQNCSQAHGRDPQGEVKTTALPHKLRLKHRAISTGESPTTPPSATSPLPQHPYLSLSPQQNIQRENPMEASDGEGARRHNGK; encoded by the coding sequence ATGGAAAATCTTACTTCAGTCCTCAAAAACTCAGGAAGCCACCTCGAGACCTTCACCGGTTACGAAGAGTCTATGCAAGGCACGTCGCCTCGCATGGGCCGCGTCATCAAACCCAAACCCAATATGAACTGCAGGCGGAAACGAGAGTTCATTTCAGATGAGAAGAAAGATGCTTCCTATTGGGAGAAACGACGCAAGAACAATGAGGCGGCCAAGCGTTCCCGTGAGAAACGGCGCCTCAACGATATGGTTTTGGAGAACCGTGTCATCGCGCTGAACGACGAAAACGTGAGGCTCAAGACGGAGCTGCTCCAGTTGAAGCTACGCTTTGGCCTTATAAGCACCGCCTCGTACATTGAGAAGAGTCAACAGATTGAGGGAAGCAACAGCGCGGGGAACGGCGGTTCCTCTTCTTCAGCATCTTCTCAGTACTACTCCAGCGGTTATTCCAGTAGCTCTCAGGTGATGATGAACTCGGACTCCTCGGAAACTGAGCAGTCCGGGCGCAGCGAGGGCCACAGGCAGATGGTGAAATACTCACCACGTGGTTCCCTGTCTGACATGTCTGACGGCTCGTCCAGAGACAGCCCAGACCCAATTCCCTTCGAGATCAAGCAAGAAGGTGACAGGCTGGAGATGGATATTACCAACGGCACTACCACCCAGATCATGTTTAACATCCATCGAGGTCTGGCATCCGTACCTACTCATCACCAGCTCCAACAGCATTCTCAAGAGATGGAGGCCGCTTATCATAGCCAGCAGCAGCATCTTCACCACCAACAACCCCATCAGGAGCCTGTTCCCACTGTCAATAAGCAGCTTGGCTCTCAACCACCTGCCGCCCAGAGGAGCGTCATTCTCTTCTGTCCTGTCGACAGCTTGACACGGCCTCAAGATCTCGATGCGCAGAAGCAAGGTAAAGGTCAGGCATGTGCCGGCCGAGCTCCCCAGTCTTTCGTGGAGAACTCCGCAGAACCTCTGGCTGAGGTGATGAAACAACTTGAGAGGAAAACATTAGACTCGCCTTTTTTTGAGCTCCCGGCCGGCCATACTGAAGAAGGACAGAGACAAGTGTACAGAACTTGCCAGTCTCCCCAGCAGGAGCTTTGTTTGTCCAAAGAGTTTACCCACAAACAGATGGAGGAAGTCAGTCAATCCCATCTGTATCACCACCAGGCTCCTCCTTCATACCAAGACGAGGAACCACCCGTTCTTAGCTTCGAGGGCGAGCTCCGGAATGATACTTATTACCGAGGCCAATCGAGTAAAGACACGTCATCCAGCGATAGCGATCCAAGGAGCTCTGACAAAGAGGCCTCCACCGACGACGATGAGTCTCCTTCCCCGTCCTGCTCGGACAACTATCACAACCAACTTCTCAACAGCTTCCACGGGCCCGCCTCCCCGCAAGCCCAGAACTGCTCTCAGGCCCATGGTCGGGATCCGCAAGGCGAGGTGAAGACCACGGCGTTACCCCACAAACTCAGGCTTAAGCATCGGGCCATCAGCACCGGGGAGTCCCCGACGACACCGCCCTCTGCTACATCACCCCTCCCTCAGCATCCATATTTGTCCTTATCACCGCAACAGAACATTCAGAGAGAGAACCCAATGGAGGCTTCAGACGGGGAAGGCGCGAGGAGACATAACGGGAAATAG